Proteins encoded within one genomic window of Edaphobacter lichenicola:
- the glyS gene encoding glycine--tRNA ligase subunit beta has protein sequence MADFLFEIGLEEVPARMIAGAQAELEQRVVKMLERERLVRLGAVAKSFATPRRLAVWVEDVAEQQEDVAEELVGPSVKVAYKDGVATPAAVAFAKKAGVEVAALKTITNAKGEYLAATSVKAGRGAAEVIAAEMPKELAGIYWAKNMYWRAGRPERFVRPVRWMVAMLGEKTVPVEFGGYVAGSVTYGHRVLFGDAAIGLKAPGKYEDALLGGFVVADVEARRQRIRKALDHVTRTVPGLRWREDHELVDKLTQLTEWPSALLGGFEKEYLALPEEVLVTVMRDHQNYFAVETGSPKTGDGKLAPHFVAVLNTEADEAGVAVIRHGNERVLRARFNDARFFWEFDQRVPLRERVKLLENVTFQKDLGSYAAKAERVRELCKRLASKVEGRGVAVDLNALLDAASLAKTDLTTELVKEFTELQGEVGGLYARAQGISPAACDAIYDQYRPVSMEDRIPRTAEGQLLAIADKADTIAGMFGLGLEPTGSKDPFALRRAANGIVKILGESSVELGLGEISRAAVGGNEELVRKIEVFFAERLEFYLREAKGQAYDVVKAVLAVGADDVRDASARAEAVTAVRGSDDFAAVSSAFKRMKNILTQAREKGISAAGGVNASLLKEPTEKALAEKSAELAEKVKGLRGEKSYKAALEEIATLRPQVDAFFEAVMVMAPEEAVRANRLALLEKVLGDFSGIAEFSEIVIAG, from the coding sequence ATGGCTGATTTTTTGTTTGAGATTGGGTTGGAGGAAGTTCCGGCACGGATGATTGCGGGAGCGCAGGCGGAGCTGGAGCAGCGCGTGGTGAAGATGCTGGAGCGCGAGCGGCTGGTGCGGCTGGGTGCGGTAGCTAAGAGCTTTGCTACGCCGAGACGGCTGGCGGTTTGGGTGGAAGACGTTGCGGAGCAGCAGGAGGATGTGGCTGAGGAGCTGGTGGGGCCTTCGGTGAAGGTGGCTTATAAGGACGGGGTGGCGACTCCGGCGGCGGTGGCATTTGCGAAGAAGGCGGGGGTGGAGGTTGCTGCGCTGAAGACGATTACGAACGCTAAGGGGGAGTATCTTGCGGCGACTTCGGTGAAGGCGGGGCGGGGTGCGGCAGAGGTGATCGCGGCCGAGATGCCGAAGGAGCTGGCGGGGATCTATTGGGCGAAGAATATGTACTGGCGTGCAGGGCGGCCGGAGCGGTTTGTGAGACCGGTGCGGTGGATGGTGGCGATGCTGGGCGAGAAGACGGTGCCGGTGGAGTTTGGTGGATATGTAGCAGGCAGTGTTACGTATGGGCACCGGGTGTTGTTTGGGGATGCGGCGATTGGGTTGAAGGCTCCGGGGAAGTACGAGGATGCTTTGCTGGGCGGCTTTGTGGTTGCGGATGTGGAGGCGCGGCGGCAGAGGATTCGGAAGGCTCTGGATCATGTAACGCGGACGGTGCCTGGGCTGCGGTGGCGTGAGGACCATGAGCTGGTGGATAAGCTGACGCAACTGACGGAGTGGCCTTCGGCGCTGCTGGGTGGGTTTGAGAAGGAGTATCTGGCGCTGCCGGAGGAGGTGCTGGTGACGGTGATGCGGGATCACCAGAACTACTTTGCGGTGGAGACTGGATCTCCAAAGACGGGGGACGGGAAGCTTGCTCCGCACTTTGTGGCGGTGCTGAATACGGAGGCCGATGAGGCTGGGGTCGCGGTGATTCGGCACGGCAATGAACGGGTGCTGCGAGCGCGGTTCAATGATGCTCGGTTCTTCTGGGAGTTCGACCAGCGGGTGCCGTTGAGGGAGCGGGTGAAGCTGCTGGAGAATGTGACGTTTCAGAAGGATCTGGGGAGCTATGCGGCGAAGGCGGAGCGGGTGCGCGAGCTTTGCAAGAGGCTGGCCAGCAAGGTTGAAGGCCGTGGGGTTGCGGTGGATTTGAACGCGCTTTTGGATGCGGCTTCTTTGGCAAAGACGGATCTTACGACTGAGCTGGTCAAGGAGTTTACAGAGCTGCAGGGTGAGGTTGGTGGTCTTTATGCGCGTGCGCAGGGGATCAGTCCGGCGGCTTGTGACGCGATCTATGACCAGTACAGGCCCGTGTCGATGGAAGATAGGATTCCGCGAACGGCAGAGGGACAGTTGCTGGCCATTGCGGATAAAGCAGACACGATTGCCGGCATGTTTGGGTTGGGGCTTGAACCGACGGGATCGAAGGATCCGTTTGCGCTGCGACGGGCGGCGAATGGGATTGTCAAGATTCTGGGGGAGAGTTCGGTTGAACTTGGGTTGGGTGAGATTTCGCGGGCCGCTGTGGGTGGAAACGAAGAGCTCGTGCGAAAGATCGAGGTCTTTTTCGCGGAGCGGCTGGAGTTCTATCTGCGTGAGGCGAAGGGACAGGCCTATGACGTGGTGAAGGCTGTGTTGGCGGTGGGGGCAGATGATGTTCGCGATGCTTCGGCTCGGGCGGAGGCTGTGACGGCGGTTCGTGGGTCGGATGATTTTGCAGCGGTGTCTTCGGCGTTCAAGCGGATGAAGAATATTCTTACGCAGGCCAGAGAGAAGGGGATTTCGGCGGCGGGCGGTGTGAATGCTTCGCTGCTGAAGGAGCCTACGGAGAAGGCGCTGGCGGAGAAGTCGGCGGAGTTGGCGGAGAAGGTGAAGGGGCTGCGGGGGGAGAAGAGCTACAAGGCGGCGTTGGAGGAGATTGCTACGCTGCGGCCGCAGGTGGATGCGTTCTTCGAGGCGGTGATGGTGATGGCGCCCGAGGAGGCAGTGCGGGCGAACAGGTTGGCGCTGCTCGAGAAGGTGCTCGGGGATTTCTCCGGGATCGCAGAGTTTTCGGAGATCGTGATCGCGGGCTAG
- a CDS encoding glycine--tRNA ligase subunit alpha, with the protein MTERVGKKRALTFQELLFTLQRFWADRGCVLQQPYDVEVGAGTMSPDTFLRVLGPKPVRIAYAQPSRRPADGRYGENPNRLFRHTQLQVILKPPPVRIQEMYLESLVAIGIDLKEHDIKFEEDNWEWPVGGAWGVGWQVMLDGLEITQFTYFQQCGGMDLDPICGEITYGLERIAGFLQDVDSIYDIVWAVEPDTGREVTYGEMRLAEEEQFSAYSFDYADVGKLWEHLNLYESECKALLEKAGFRDDFKDFAKMDELTLKRFPVMGAYELALKCSHLFNLLDARGAISVTERVGVMARIRTLVVGVAKAYAAQGERVSELAS; encoded by the coding sequence ATGACTGAGAGAGTTGGAAAGAAGCGCGCGCTGACGTTTCAGGAGCTGTTGTTTACGCTGCAGCGTTTTTGGGCGGATCGGGGTTGCGTGCTGCAGCAGCCTTACGATGTGGAGGTTGGCGCGGGGACGATGTCTCCGGATACGTTTTTGCGGGTGCTGGGGCCGAAGCCGGTGCGGATCGCTTATGCGCAACCTTCGCGGAGGCCGGCCGACGGGCGCTATGGGGAGAATCCGAATCGGCTGTTTCGGCATACGCAGCTGCAGGTGATTTTGAAGCCGCCACCGGTAAGGATTCAGGAGATGTACCTCGAGTCGCTGGTGGCGATCGGGATCGATCTGAAGGAACATGACATCAAGTTCGAAGAGGACAACTGGGAGTGGCCGGTGGGCGGCGCGTGGGGCGTGGGCTGGCAGGTGATGCTGGATGGGCTGGAGATTACGCAGTTCACCTACTTTCAGCAGTGCGGCGGGATGGATCTGGATCCGATCTGCGGAGAGATTACGTATGGGCTGGAGCGGATCGCGGGATTTTTGCAGGATGTGGATTCGATCTACGACATTGTGTGGGCGGTGGAGCCGGATACGGGGCGCGAAGTGACGTATGGGGAGATGCGGTTGGCTGAGGAGGAGCAATTTTCGGCTTACAGCTTCGACTATGCGGATGTGGGGAAGCTTTGGGAGCATTTGAATCTGTATGAGAGTGAGTGCAAGGCTCTTTTGGAGAAGGCTGGATTTCGTGACGACTTCAAGGACTTCGCGAAGATGGATGAGCTAACACTGAAGCGGTTTCCGGTGATGGGGGCCTATGAGCTGGCGTTGAAGTGCTCGCATCTTTTCAATCTGCTGGATGCTCGCGGGGCGATCTCGGTGACCGAGCGCGTTGGCGTGATGGCGCGGATTCGGACGCTGGTGGTGGGAGTGGCGAAGGCTTATGCGGCGCAGGGTGAACGAGTCAGCGAGTTAGCAAGTTAG